A DNA window from Moorella thermoacetica contains the following coding sequences:
- the larC gene encoding nickel pincer cofactor biosynthesis protein LarC, with amino-acid sequence MKIAYFDCFSGISGDMCLGALIACGLSQDELTSGLKGLGLEGWELRVREVKQHSIAATDVAVQVTGSQPHRHLADILGLINNSSLPAPVKEKSAAVFKNLARAEGQVHGIDASQVHFHEVGAVDAIIDIVGSILGLHLLGIEKVISSPLPAGSGWVDCRHGKLPVPAPATLYLLQGYPVYGTEDKAELVTPTGAALITTLADSFGPFPAMNLTRVGFGAGKTELPHPNLLRLALGEINSGQLEGEESSLVIETTIDDMNPEFFPALLEETMAAGAVDAFFTPVQMKKGRPGILFTALCPENKLAAVAAAIFTHSSTLGLRFRRDQRLVCQRRMAEVVTPYGTVPVKLGLYRDPTGQVITNIAPEYESCRQIAKSAGAPLKEVYAAALAAARALKAF; translated from the coding sequence TTGAAGATAGCCTACTTTGATTGTTTTTCCGGAATTAGCGGTGATATGTGCCTGGGAGCGTTAATAGCCTGTGGCCTCAGCCAGGACGAGCTAACCTCTGGCTTAAAAGGACTGGGGCTCGAGGGATGGGAATTAAGGGTTAGGGAGGTAAAGCAACACAGCATTGCCGCCACCGATGTCGCTGTCCAGGTGACAGGGAGCCAGCCCCACCGCCACCTGGCGGATATCCTGGGGCTGATCAATAACAGTTCTTTGCCTGCCCCGGTTAAGGAAAAATCTGCGGCGGTATTTAAAAACCTGGCCCGGGCCGAAGGCCAGGTACATGGCATCGACGCCAGCCAGGTCCACTTTCATGAAGTCGGGGCGGTAGACGCCATTATCGACATCGTCGGCAGTATCCTGGGGTTGCACCTCCTGGGTATAGAGAAAGTCATCTCCTCCCCCTTACCTGCTGGTTCCGGCTGGGTGGACTGCCGGCACGGCAAATTACCAGTTCCCGCCCCGGCAACCCTTTACCTTCTCCAGGGCTACCCGGTTTATGGTACTGAAGATAAAGCCGAGCTGGTAACCCCTACCGGCGCGGCCTTGATTACCACCCTGGCCGACAGCTTTGGCCCCTTTCCAGCCATGAACCTGACCAGGGTCGGTTTCGGTGCCGGAAAAACCGAACTTCCCCATCCCAACCTCCTGCGCCTGGCCCTGGGTGAGATCAACAGCGGGCAGCTGGAAGGAGAGGAAAGCAGCCTGGTTATCGAAACAACCATCGACGATATGAACCCCGAATTCTTTCCCGCCCTCCTTGAGGAGACCATGGCCGCCGGCGCTGTTGATGCCTTCTTCACCCCGGTACAAATGAAAAAAGGCCGACCCGGGATCCTCTTTACGGCCCTCTGTCCGGAGAATAAACTGGCCGCTGTTGCGGCTGCCATCTTTACCCATTCCAGCACCCTGGGGTTACGTTTTCGCCGGGACCAACGCCTGGTATGCCAGCGACGGATGGCTGAGGTAGTCACCCCTTATGGCACTGTCCCCGTTAAACTGGGCCTCTACCGTGATCCCACAGGACAGGTTATTACCAACATCGCACCCGAATATGAATCCTGCCGTCAGATTGCCAAGTCTGCCGGCGCCCCCCTGAAGGAAGTCTATGCTGCTGCCCTGGCCGCCGCCAGGGCGCTAAAGGCTTTTTAA